From Pulveribacter suum, a single genomic window includes:
- a CDS encoding LysR family transcriptional regulator → MDKLKAFESFVSVATRGSLTAAARAEGVAPAIMGRRLDALEEHLGVKLLMRTTRRITLTHEGSSFLEDCQRLLADVANAEASVSAGGIKATGHLRITAPAGFGRRHVAPLVPRFRDLHPEVTISLNLSDRVVDLAGEGYDCAVRVGDLPDSSLVSVRMADNRRLCVATPDYLRRRGTPQHPGELAQHDCLTLSSDASQTRGWAFRVPRTASGQKREGALAGAGVLREGGSDEVVHFKPGGPLDCSDGQVLHDWCLGGWGIAWRSTWEVESEIAAGRLVAVLEDFAAPPNGIYMVFPQRKHLPLRVRLWIDYLRQHYAQSDFWARSPAP, encoded by the coding sequence ATGGACAAACTCAAAGCCTTCGAGTCCTTCGTCTCGGTTGCCACGCGCGGCAGCCTGACGGCGGCGGCCCGCGCCGAGGGCGTGGCCCCGGCCATCATGGGCCGGCGCCTGGACGCGCTGGAGGAGCACCTGGGCGTCAAGCTGCTGATGCGCACCACGCGGCGCATCACCCTCACGCACGAGGGCAGCTCCTTTTTGGAGGACTGCCAGCGCCTGCTGGCCGACGTGGCCAACGCCGAGGCCAGCGTCTCGGCCGGCGGCATCAAGGCCACGGGGCACCTGCGCATCACCGCGCCCGCCGGGTTTGGACGGCGCCACGTGGCGCCGCTGGTGCCGCGCTTTCGCGACCTGCACCCGGAGGTGACCATCTCGCTGAACCTGTCCGACCGGGTGGTGGACCTGGCCGGCGAGGGCTACGACTGCGCCGTGCGCGTGGGCGACCTGCCCGATTCGTCCCTGGTCAGCGTGCGCATGGCCGACAACCGCCGCCTGTGCGTGGCCACGCCCGATTACCTGCGCCGGCGCGGCACGCCGCAGCACCCAGGCGAGCTGGCACAGCACGACTGCCTGACGCTGTCCAGCGACGCCTCGCAAACGCGCGGCTGGGCGTTTCGCGTTCCGCGAACCGCCAGCGGGCAGAAGCGCGAAGGCGCCCTCGCGGGCGCGGGCGTCCTGCGCGAGGGCGGCAGCGACGAGGTCGTGCACTTCAAGCCCGGCGGGCCGCTGGACTGCTCGGACGGCCAGGTGCTGCACGACTGGTGCTTAGGGGGCTGGGGCATCGCCTGGCGCAGCACCTGGGAGGTGGAATCCGAGATCGCCGCCGGCCGCCTGGTGGCCGTGCTGGAGGACTTCGCCGCGCCGCCCAACGGCATCTACATGGTCTTTCCTCAGAGAAAGCACCTGCCGCTGCGCGTGCGGCTGTGGATCGACTATCTGAGGCAACATTACGCCCAGAGCGACTTCTGGGCGCGCAGCCCGGCGCCCTGA